In Ochrobactrum sp. Marseille-Q0166, a single genomic region encodes these proteins:
- a CDS encoding FdhF/YdeP family oxidoreductase, translated as MSKTHDTGFIGKKSSAAGGWGALKSCGKQLLASGAPLTGARTLLKANQPDGFDCPGCAWGDPEHGSSFEFCENGVKAVAWEATDRRTTPKFFTEHTVSELRSWTDYALENTGRLTHPMRYNAATDKYEAVDWDEAFAVIGEILKGFDTPDRVEFYTSGRASNEAAFLYQLFVRAYGTNNFPDCSNMCHEASGVALTQSVGVGKGTVLLEDFEHADAIFVVGQNPGTNHPRMLGDLRRAAERGAKIVVFNPVRERGLERFSDPQNKLEMMHGGSEAIASDYYQPRLGGDLAAFRGMAKAVFAADDIALAAGEPSVLDREFLAEHTVELEAYRKAVDATTWEEIEDQSGLLRESLEHAARIYMNAGRVICTWAMGITQHRHSVIMIREITNFMLLRGNIGKQGAGLCPVRGHSNVQGDRTVGINEKPSATFLDALEKEFGFDAPRTPGHNVLGAIGAMLDGSAKAFIGLGGNFARATPDSPMIAKALSGQRLTVHIATKLNHSHLVPGQDSFILPCLGRTEIDLNSKGVAQIVTVEDSMSMVHGSGGINKPASPLLRSEVSIIARMANATLGPKPVNWLALADDYDIIRDHIARVLPDFYDFNTRVRVPRGFHLRNSARELEWRTPKGKATFWTGALPDAIEHQQARGKPGRYVLQTFRSHDQYNTTIYGMDDRYRGVYGERQVVFMNPADMSDIGVEAGDRADIVGEFNDGIERVARDFRFVPYDIPRGCIAGYYPEMNVLVPLGSAGEGSDTPTSKSIIVSFRPVQALSA; from the coding sequence ATGAGCAAAACTCACGACACTGGATTTATCGGCAAAAAGTCGAGTGCTGCGGGTGGATGGGGCGCGTTGAAAAGCTGTGGCAAGCAGTTGCTGGCTAGCGGTGCGCCACTGACGGGTGCGCGGACGCTGCTCAAAGCCAATCAGCCCGACGGTTTCGATTGCCCCGGCTGTGCCTGGGGAGATCCTGAGCATGGTTCTTCTTTCGAGTTTTGCGAAAACGGTGTGAAAGCTGTCGCCTGGGAAGCAACGGATCGACGCACGACGCCGAAGTTTTTTACCGAGCATACAGTTTCCGAACTGCGCTCATGGACGGATTACGCGCTGGAGAATACTGGTCGCCTCACACATCCAATGCGCTACAATGCCGCGACCGATAAATATGAGGCCGTCGATTGGGATGAGGCTTTTGCGGTTATCGGCGAGATTCTGAAAGGGTTCGATACGCCGGACCGTGTCGAGTTTTATACATCGGGTCGCGCCTCCAATGAAGCCGCTTTCCTCTATCAGCTGTTTGTGCGTGCTTATGGCACCAATAATTTTCCTGATTGCTCGAACATGTGTCATGAAGCCAGCGGTGTGGCTCTGACGCAGTCGGTCGGTGTCGGCAAGGGAACCGTTTTGCTCGAGGATTTCGAGCACGCGGACGCCATTTTTGTCGTTGGTCAAAACCCCGGAACCAACCATCCGCGTATGCTGGGCGACCTTCGCCGCGCCGCTGAACGCGGGGCGAAAATCGTGGTTTTCAATCCGGTGCGTGAGCGCGGCCTTGAACGCTTTTCCGATCCTCAGAACAAGCTCGAAATGATGCATGGCGGAAGCGAAGCAATCGCCAGCGATTATTATCAGCCGCGCCTTGGCGGTGATCTGGCAGCGTTTCGCGGGATGGCAAAGGCTGTGTTTGCCGCCGATGATATCGCACTCGCAGCCGGCGAGCCGTCGGTTCTGGACCGCGAATTTCTGGCTGAGCACACGGTTGAGCTTGAAGCTTATCGCAAAGCCGTTGACGCTACGACATGGGAAGAGATCGAAGATCAATCGGGGCTTTTACGTGAGTCGCTTGAACATGCGGCGCGCATTTATATGAATGCGGGACGGGTCATCTGTACATGGGCGATGGGCATCACGCAGCATCGTCATTCCGTGATCATGATCCGTGAAATCACCAATTTCATGCTGCTACGCGGTAATATCGGCAAGCAAGGCGCGGGGCTTTGTCCGGTTCGCGGCCATTCCAATGTGCAGGGTGATCGCACGGTCGGTATTAATGAAAAGCCTTCAGCAACCTTTCTGGATGCGCTGGAAAAAGAATTTGGTTTCGATGCTCCGCGCACCCCAGGGCATAATGTGTTGGGCGCGATTGGCGCCATGCTCGATGGTTCGGCGAAAGCCTTTATCGGTCTTGGCGGAAATTTTGCGCGCGCGACGCCTGACAGCCCGATGATCGCCAAGGCTTTATCCGGTCAAAGGCTGACCGTACACATCGCGACCAAACTCAACCATTCCCATCTTGTACCGGGTCAGGATTCTTTCATCCTTCCCTGCCTTGGGCGCACAGAGATCGATCTCAATTCCAAAGGCGTGGCACAGATTGTGACGGTTGAGGATTCGATGAGCATGGTGCATGGGTCTGGCGGCATCAATAAGCCTGCCTCGCCGTTGCTTCGCTCGGAAGTTTCAATCATCGCGCGTATGGCAAATGCGACACTCGGTCCAAAGCCGGTCAACTGGCTGGCATTGGCCGATGATTACGATATCATTCGTGATCATATCGCGCGGGTTTTGCCGGATTTCTACGATTTTAACACGCGTGTGCGGGTGCCGCGCGGGTTTCATCTGCGCAATTCGGCACGTGAACTCGAATGGCGCACGCCGAAAGGCAAGGCGACATTCTGGACAGGGGCACTGCCTGACGCAATTGAACATCAGCAGGCCCGCGGCAAGCCCGGACGTTACGTGTTGCAGACTTTCCGCAGCCATGATCAGTACAATACAACGATTTATGGCATGGATGATCGCTATCGCGGCGTCTATGGCGAGCGTCAGGTCGTTTTCATGAATCCCGCCGATATGTCGGATATTGGTGTCGAGGCCGGGGATCGTGCGGATATTGTCGGCGAATTCAATGATGGTATTGAACGTGTCGCTCGTGACTTCCGTTTTGTGCCTTACGATATTCCACGTGGTTGCATTGCTGGCTACTATCCAGAGATGAATGTTCTCGTGCCGCTTGGCAGCGCTGGTGAAGGCAGCGATACACCGACATCAAAATCGATTATCGTATCGTTTCGTCCGGTGCAGGCTTTGAGCGCGTGA
- a CDS encoding efflux RND transporter periplasmic adaptor subunit: MQIRQARFRLFATAFLIGSAVVMAGSAAYAEMSGTIPVAVIESELVDYQPQLTLSGAIAARSLVNISFRVNGQVVERLVEIGQHVNKGELLARIDNAEQQANMRVAQASLDAARAQLVQAEASFKRQQALLDQGFTTRSQFDQAQQILRTAQSTVSNAESQLSNARDELSYTELRAPVAGVVTARNVETGQVVQAAQTAFSIAEDGARDAIFDVQETLVNHAKIGMGVTLGLLSDEDIKAEGSIREISPVVDAKTGTVRVKVGISEVPPQMALGAIVTGTVHMGGQKVFVLPWSALTSDSGKTAVWKVAKDTKLAMLVPVQVLAFEKERVIVTSGLSAGDLVVTKGAQMLRAGAQTQITQAYQEAGAK, encoded by the coding sequence ATGCAGATAAGACAGGCTCGTTTTAGACTATTTGCGACGGCTTTTTTGATAGGTTCTGCAGTGGTGATGGCTGGATCGGCTGCCTATGCCGAAATGAGCGGCACGATTCCGGTTGCCGTTATTGAAAGCGAGCTGGTCGATTACCAGCCGCAACTGACACTATCGGGGGCTATCGCAGCCCGCTCGCTTGTCAACATATCTTTCCGTGTGAATGGCCAAGTTGTTGAACGCCTTGTCGAAATTGGCCAGCATGTCAATAAAGGGGAATTGCTTGCACGCATTGATAATGCGGAGCAGCAGGCCAATATGCGGGTTGCGCAGGCATCGCTGGATGCGGCGCGCGCCCAGCTCGTGCAGGCCGAGGCAAGTTTCAAACGACAACAGGCTTTGCTTGATCAGGGGTTCACCACGCGCAGTCAGTTCGATCAGGCACAACAGATTTTACGTACCGCGCAAAGCACCGTTTCCAATGCTGAAAGCCAGCTGAGCAATGCACGGGATGAACTGTCTTATACCGAGCTTCGCGCCCCGGTCGCGGGTGTTGTGACGGCGCGGAATGTCGAAACTGGTCAGGTTGTACAGGCGGCACAGACGGCGTTCTCGATTGCGGAAGATGGTGCACGTGATGCCATTTTCGATGTACAGGAAACATTGGTCAATCATGCGAAAATAGGCATGGGCGTTACACTCGGTCTGCTTTCCGATGAAGATATCAAGGCTGAGGGAAGCATTCGTGAAATCTCGCCCGTGGTTGATGCGAAGACTGGTACTGTACGCGTGAAGGTCGGTATTTCGGAAGTGCCACCGCAGATGGCGCTTGGCGCGATTGTTACCGGTACCGTTCACATGGGTGGCCAGAAGGTTTTTGTCCTTCCATGGAGTGCGCTCACCTCCGATTCGGGAAAGACGGCCGTCTGGAAGGTCGCCAAAGATACGAAGCTTGCAATGCTGGTGCCGGTTCAGGTGCTTGCATTCGAAAAAGAGCGCGTCATCGTTACTTCCGGTCTGAGTGCCGGTGATCTTGTGGTGACAAAGGGTGCGCAAATGCTGCGCGCAGGTGCGCAAACGCAAATTACGCAAGCTTATCAAGAGGCCGGCGCAAAATGA
- a CDS encoding efflux RND transporter periplasmic adaptor subunit, with product MKLLKKTLGPVALVAVLAAVSGCGQDESKSAETEPARPVLYTIATPKTAVQTSFAGTIEPRYSTDLAFRVLGRLIARPVIVGDLVKKGETVAMLDPSALDLSVQSAKADLASAQAQFANAAASEERLNILLKGSNISQADYDAAKQARDSAQAGLEKAQAGLRKAQDQRGYAVLSSDFDGVISATHAEVGQVVAAGQVVMTIARPDIREAVLDIPDNMTDYFVAGTPFHVQLQADPSVTGQGTVREVAPQADAQTRTRRVRIALENPPEGFRLGATIRAGRLRAQKDHVILPMQALLEKDGKTAIWVIDPKTQTVRLHDIQVVERRSDSFLANNVEVGSYVATAGVNELEEGQKVRLDAKGSSL from the coding sequence ATGAAACTGCTGAAGAAAACTCTGGGTCCGGTTGCCTTGGTTGCAGTGCTTGCCGCTGTTTCAGGGTGTGGTCAAGACGAGAGCAAATCGGCTGAGACTGAGCCCGCTCGCCCCGTGCTTTATACAATTGCCACGCCAAAAACCGCTGTTCAAACCAGTTTTGCAGGTACTATTGAGCCCCGTTACTCCACCGATCTTGCTTTTCGAGTCTTGGGGAGACTGATCGCGCGCCCGGTTATCGTGGGAGATCTCGTCAAGAAAGGTGAGACGGTTGCAATGCTGGATCCCTCCGCGCTTGATCTTTCGGTGCAGTCAGCAAAAGCGGATCTTGCAAGCGCACAGGCGCAGTTTGCCAATGCTGCAGCCAGTGAAGAGCGTCTTAATATTCTGCTCAAAGGCAGCAATATCTCGCAAGCTGATTACGATGCCGCAAAACAGGCGCGTGACAGTGCACAGGCCGGGCTTGAAAAAGCACAGGCCGGGTTGCGAAAGGCGCAGGACCAACGTGGTTATGCTGTTTTAAGTTCAGATTTCGATGGTGTTATTTCGGCTACCCATGCTGAAGTCGGTCAGGTTGTGGCGGCTGGGCAGGTTGTCATGACGATTGCTCGTCCTGACATCCGCGAAGCCGTTCTCGATATTCCTGATAATATGACGGACTATTTTGTCGCAGGAACACCCTTTCATGTTCAGCTTCAGGCAGACCCGAGCGTAACAGGACAAGGTACGGTGCGGGAAGTTGCCCCACAAGCGGACGCGCAGACCCGCACACGTCGCGTTCGAATTGCGCTTGAGAACCCGCCCGAAGGCTTTCGACTTGGTGCCACCATCCGTGCCGGTCGCTTACGCGCGCAAAAAGATCATGTCATCCTGCCGATGCAGGCCTTGTTGGAAAAAGACGGCAAAACCGCGATATGGGTTATCGACCCCAAAACACAAACTGTACGCCTTCACGATATTCAGGTCGTTGAACGCCGTAGTGACAGCTTTCTAGCCAACAATGTTGAGGTGGGAAGCTATGTGGCGACGGCGGGTGTGAACGAGCTTGAAGAAGGCCAGAAAGTTCGACTGGATGCGAAGGGAAGCAGCCTGTGA